The following proteins are encoded in a genomic region of Amia ocellicauda isolate fAmiCal2 chromosome 6, fAmiCal2.hap1, whole genome shotgun sequence:
- the LOC136751805 gene encoding cystatin-like, with product MADFWQFLCVLLSSALLTVSAAPLEAIDADPNSLEVRDSAAFALESFNYFSKEPCLYKITKFDTVTMKAIGGGEYTMDVELQLTQCKKGKSADLESCPVVTAPAQAKALQCVFVVLNAPWKQERVLIKSHCSPRQQEQ from the exons ATGGCAGACTTCTGGCAGTTCCTCTGCGTTCTCCTCTCCTCAGCTCTCCTCACTGTATCAGCAGCTCCTCTAGAAGCTATTGATGCCGATCCCAACAGCCTAGAGGTCCGTGACTCCGCTGCCTTCGCCTTGGAGTCCTTCAATTACTTCAGCAAGGAGCCCTGCCTCTACAAAATCACCAAGTTTGACACAGTCACAATGAAG GCCATCGGTGGAGGGGAGTACACAATGGACGTGGAGCTGCAGCTCACCCAGTGTAAGAAAGGAAAGAGTGCTGACCTGGAGTCTTGCCCAGTTGTGACAGCCCCTGCACAAGCAAAG GCCCTCCAGTGTGTTTTTGTGGTGCTCAATGCTCCCTGGAAGCAGGAGAGAGTGCTGATTAAGAGCCACTGCAGCCCAAGACAACAGGAACAGTGA